From a region of the Methanosarcinales archaeon genome:
- a CDS encoding indole-3-glycerol-phosphate synthase, producing MHRIIDEIILSTEIRIKNIRNNDAGTTVTVRSLAQSIRSAKSNHYIPVIAEVKPASPTTHNRDVTSLEAAWIARTMERAGAAAISVLTEPRFFHGNLENLEKVRSVVDIPVLRKDFIIDPKQIYEIKSDLILLIAGILGDRLPEFIKLATQRGLQPLVEVHNEQELMAALDTDAEIIGINNRNLNTMEVDLATTETLAHIIKQHDPNRIIISESGIQSPDDVKRVIGAGADAVLVGTSIMKGDIYLNTKRLVDAVITT from the coding sequence ATGCACAGAATAATCGATGAGATAATTTTATCAACGGAAATACGGATTAAAAACATCCGAAATAATGATGCTGGAACAACTGTTACAGTAAGAAGCCTTGCTCAATCCATACGATCTGCAAAGAGCAATCACTATATTCCTGTCATTGCAGAAGTTAAACCTGCTTCCCCAACAACTCATAACAGGGATGTGACGAGCCTTGAAGCAGCCTGGATAGCCCGGACAATGGAAAGAGCGGGAGCAGCTGCGATCTCTGTACTGACAGAACCCCGGTTCTTCCACGGCAATCTGGAAAATCTGGAGAAGGTACGAAGTGTTGTGGATATCCCTGTGTTGAGAAAAGATTTCATTATTGATCCTAAACAGATTTATGAGATAAAAAGCGACCTGATCCTTTTGATAGCAGGAATACTGGGAGATCGTCTCCCTGAATTTATCAAACTCGCAACACAAAGAGGACTTCAACCCCTGGTGGAAGTGCATAACGAACAGGAACTTATGGCCGCATTAGATACTGATGCTGAAATAATAGGTATTAACAACCGCAATCTAAATACCATGGAAGTAGACCTGGCCACTACAGAAACTCTGGCACATATTATCAAGCAACACGATCCAAACAGGATAATAATAAGTGAAAGCGGTATACAGTCCCCTGATGACGTAAAACGAGTAATAGGGGCTGGTGCTGATGCTGTATTGGTAGGTACATCTATTATGAAAGGTGACATCTACCTGAACACAAAAAGGCTTGTAGATGCCGTAATTACCACATAA
- the trpB gene encoding tryptophan synthase subunit beta, translated as MKTKGKFGRFGGQFVPEVLMPALEELEQAYERFKKDPGFKAELDYYLQDFAGRPSPLYFARSLSKKYGLKVYLKREDLVHGGAHKLNNTIGQALLAKYMGKQRLIAETGAGQHGTATAMAGANLGLNTEVYMGAKDIERQRMNVYRMELMGTKVHAVTSGSQTLKDAINEALRDWVANVEHTHYLIGSVVGPHPFPMIVRDFQSVIGEEVKYQIMEKEGRLPDSIIACTGGGSNAMGIFHPFVSDVDVDLIAVEAGGSGLKCNDTAALHSASLSVGEEGVLHGAKTKILQNEYGQILESQSISAGLDYSGVGPELAYLAETGRIKPKNASDEEALAAFHELSRTEGIIPALESSHALAYLAKAASELGEIVVINISGRGDKDLETVMKMGAVA; from the coding sequence ATGAAAACAAAAGGCAAGTTCGGGCGGTTCGGCGGGCAGTTCGTACCCGAAGTGCTTATGCCCGCATTGGAAGAACTGGAACAGGCATATGAACGCTTTAAGAAGGACCCGGGATTTAAAGCAGAACTGGATTATTATTTACAGGATTTTGCCGGAAGGCCTTCCCCCCTCTACTTTGCCAGGAGTCTGAGTAAGAAGTACGGCCTCAAAGTTTATCTCAAACGTGAGGACCTGGTACATGGCGGCGCACACAAACTGAACAATACAATCGGACAGGCACTGCTGGCAAAATATATGGGTAAGCAGCGGCTTATTGCCGAGACCGGAGCAGGTCAGCACGGGACTGCCACAGCCATGGCAGGAGCCAACCTGGGACTGAACACTGAGGTCTACATGGGTGCCAAGGACATAGAGCGCCAGCGTATGAACGTGTACCGCATGGAACTGATGGGCACAAAAGTACATGCAGTGACCTCAGGCAGCCAGACCCTGAAGGACGCTATCAATGAGGCCCTTCGGGACTGGGTTGCCAATGTGGAACATACTCATTATCTAATAGGTTCGGTGGTGGGACCACATCCGTTCCCCATGATAGTCAGGGATTTCCAGAGCGTAATAGGGGAAGAGGTCAAATACCAGATCATGGAAAAGGAGGGACGACTCCCAGATTCCATTATTGCATGTACAGGCGGGGGGAGTAACGCCATGGGTATCTTCCATCCTTTCGTGTCAGATGTTGATGTGGACCTGATTGCAGTGGAAGCAGGGGGTAGCGGCCTAAAATGTAATGATACGGCAGCACTGCATTCTGCATCCCTTTCTGTTGGTGAGGAGGGTGTGCTGCATGGGGCTAAAACCAAGATACTGCAAAATGAATATGGTCAAATACTGGAATCCCAAAGTATCTCTGCCGGACTGGACTACAGCGGGGTAGGGCCTGAACTGGCATACCTGGCAGAAACTGGGAGGATTAAACCGAAGAATGCCAGTGATGAGGAAGCATTGGCAGCTTTCCACGAGCTGAGCCGGACTGAAGGAATTATCCCGGCCCTTGAATCATCTCATGCTCTGGCATACCTGGCAAAGGCTGCCAGTGAACTGGGTGAAATTGTCGTGATCAACATATCGGGCAGAGGCGATAAAGACCTGGAGACTGTTATGAAAATGGGGGCAGTCGCATGA
- a CDS encoding tryptophan synthase subunit alpha, with the protein MNISDKFKELKTRGEGALIAYVCAGDGDTPGIVHALIRGGADIVELGMPFSDPVADGPTIQASIQRALDAGMNPDKYFEMVKGLDVDVPLVVMTYYNLIFKRGLEKFVKDCQDSGITGIIVPDLPPEESEELAGYCHEHGIDLIFLVAPTTRGNRLEDILKKGTGFIYMVARLGVTGARADISESTKELLGRVNTDTPRAVGFGISSGEQAAEIFQSGAEGVIVGSAFVDIIASSEDVIKRLEVLAWEIKSNL; encoded by the coding sequence ATGAATATTTCTGATAAGTTCAAAGAACTGAAAACACGGGGTGAAGGAGCTCTTATAGCCTACGTGTGCGCAGGTGACGGGGACACGCCCGGGATAGTGCACGCCCTTATCAGGGGCGGGGCCGATATTGTTGAACTGGGAATGCCTTTCTCGGACCCTGTGGCTGACGGGCCCACCATCCAGGCATCCATACAGAGGGCACTGGATGCTGGTATGAACCCTGATAAGTATTTCGAAATGGTCAAAGGTCTGGATGTTGATGTACCCCTGGTGGTGATGACCTACTACAACCTGATATTCAAGAGGGGACTTGAAAAGTTCGTGAAAGACTGCCAGGACAGCGGGATAACCGGAATCATTGTACCTGACCTGCCGCCCGAGGAGTCTGAGGAACTGGCAGGATACTGTCATGAACATGGCATTGACCTGATATTCCTGGTAGCACCCACCACCAGGGGGAACAGGCTGGAAGATATTTTGAAAAAGGGTACCGGTTTTATCTATATGGTAGCCAGACTTGGGGTTACCGGGGCCAGAGCAGATATCTCTGAATCCACAAAGGAACTGCTGGGCAGGGTCAATACCGATACACCCAGGGCCGTTGGATTTGGTATTTCATCCGGGGAACAGGCAGCTGAGATATTCCAAAGCGGGGCTGAAGGAGTGATCGTGGGCTCTGCTTTTGTAGATATTATCGCCAGTAGTGAGGATGTGATCAAACGATTGGAAGTGCTGGCATGGGAGATCAAATCGAATTTGTGA